A stretch of the Sphingosinithalassobacter tenebrarum genome encodes the following:
- a CDS encoding long-chain-fatty-acid--CoA ligase → MTTPEEAWRSSYRHPGPWDMDFPPMSLVDLFEESARRCGDKPLLDFMGRHYSYAETLDGANRVACGLRKLGYGEGDRIGLFLPNVPHYVAAYYGILKLGATVVNFSPLYTVDELAHQVEDSGTRALFTISAKALLPTALKVLDASKLDRLVVGSVAGALPTTKSIFYRLFRGSEVAKRPDDPRIMAFSKLIENDGACRAPSLDPETSLALIQYTGGTTGTPKGAMLTHQNLSANARQVARLDPQLGAAVDRVLGVLPMFHVFANTCVLNRTVATGGEIVMLPRFNAAQALSAIERTKVTALPGVPTMYQALLDNPKLASTDFSSLRVCISGGAPLAAELKTKFQNATGATLIEGYGLSESSGVVSSNPYEAEGKAGTIGQPIAGTRVKLVDKADPHKSVPESEPGEIVVSGPQIMKGYWNRPEADAAVFLDEGGGHRWLRTGDVGTIDEDGFIRIVDRLKDMIAVGGFKVFPSQLESVLYRHPAVKEALVIGIPDDYHGEMPRAFVTLNEGESVSGGELLEWLNPQLGKHERCDKVVIREELPKTMIGKLSRKDLVKEIEAENQSGS, encoded by the coding sequence ATGACTACTCCCGAAGAAGCTTGGCGCAGCAGCTATCGCCACCCCGGTCCGTGGGACATGGACTTCCCGCCGATGTCGCTCGTCGACTTGTTCGAGGAGAGCGCGCGCCGATGCGGCGACAAGCCGCTGCTCGATTTCATGGGGCGGCACTACAGCTATGCCGAAACGCTGGACGGCGCCAATCGCGTCGCCTGCGGGCTGCGCAAGCTGGGCTATGGCGAAGGCGACCGGATCGGCCTCTTCCTGCCGAATGTCCCGCACTATGTCGCGGCCTATTACGGCATCCTCAAGCTCGGTGCGACGGTGGTCAATTTCTCGCCGCTCTACACCGTCGACGAACTGGCGCATCAGGTCGAGGATTCGGGGACGCGCGCGCTGTTCACGATCTCGGCCAAGGCGCTGCTGCCGACCGCGCTCAAGGTGCTCGACGCGAGCAAGCTCGACCGGCTGGTGGTGGGATCGGTGGCAGGCGCGCTGCCGACGACCAAGTCGATCTTCTACCGCCTGTTCCGCGGCTCCGAAGTCGCCAAACGGCCCGACGACCCGCGGATCATGGCCTTTTCGAAACTGATCGAGAATGACGGCGCCTGCCGCGCGCCCTCACTCGATCCCGAAACCTCACTGGCGCTGATCCAGTATACCGGCGGGACGACCGGCACACCCAAGGGCGCGATGCTGACGCACCAGAATCTGTCGGCCAATGCGCGGCAGGTGGCGCGGCTCGACCCGCAGCTCGGCGCCGCGGTCGATCGCGTGCTCGGCGTGCTGCCGATGTTCCATGTCTTCGCCAATACCTGCGTCCTCAACCGCACCGTGGCAACGGGCGGCGAGATCGTGATGCTGCCGCGCTTCAACGCCGCGCAGGCGCTGTCGGCGATCGAACGGACCAAGGTGACCGCCCTGCCCGGCGTTCCGACCATGTACCAGGCGCTGCTCGACAATCCCAAGCTGGCGAGCACCGATTTTTCGAGCCTGCGCGTCTGCATTTCGGGCGGCGCGCCGCTCGCCGCCGAGCTCAAGACCAAGTTCCAGAACGCGACCGGTGCGACTCTGATCGAAGGCTATGGCCTGTCGGAAAGCTCGGGCGTGGTTTCAAGCAATCCCTATGAGGCCGAAGGCAAGGCGGGCACGATCGGCCAGCCGATCGCGGGGACCAGGGTCAAGCTCGTCGACAAGGCCGATCCGCACAAATCCGTCCCCGAAAGCGAACCGGGTGAAATCGTCGTCAGCGGCCCGCAGATCATGAAGGGATACTGGAACCGCCCCGAAGCGGATGCCGCGGTATTCCTCGACGAAGGCGGCGGCCACCGCTGGCTGCGCACCGGCGATGTCGGCACGATCGACGAGGACGGCTTCATCCGCATCGTCGACCGGTTGAAGGACATGATCGCCGTCGGCGGGTTCAAGGTGTTCCCCAGCCAGCTCGAATCGGTTCTTTATCGTCATCCGGCGGTGAAGGAAGCGCTCGTGATCGGCATCCCGGACGATTATCACGGCGAAATGCCCCGCGCCTTCGTGACACTGAACGAAGGCGAATCGGTAAGCGGCGGAGAGCTGCTCGAATGGCTCAACCCGCAACTCGGCAAGCATGAACGCTGCGACAAGGTGGTGATCCGCGAGGAGCTTCCCAAGACGATGATCGGCAAGCTGAGCCGCAAGGATCTGGTCAAGGAAATCGAGGCCGAAAACCAGTCTGGATCGTAA
- a CDS encoding exodeoxyribonuclease VII small subunit: protein MAEEAEIAELSFEQALKKLEWIVGRLESGEAELQEAIDLYEEGDRLRRQCASRLDAAQARIEAIKLDSTGEPSGTTPFSAG, encoded by the coding sequence ATGGCAGAGGAAGCGGAAATCGCCGAACTTTCGTTCGAGCAGGCGTTGAAGAAACTCGAATGGATCGTGGGCCGGCTGGAGAGCGGCGAAGCCGAGCTTCAGGAGGCGATCGACCTCTATGAGGAAGGCGACCGTCTGCGGCGCCAATGTGCCTCGCGGCTCGATGCGGCGCAGGCGCGGATCGAAGCGATCAAGCTCGATTCCACGGGCGAGCCCTCGGGCACCACGCCCTTTTCGGCAGGCTGA
- a CDS encoding GGDEF domain-containing protein — MSGFQIARRFAVLWALVVACLCAPAGYAQTPVPGNSLSTCIARDTGQAATAMLADPAAFDCSTSQTDFGPGDFWAISQPFSRQSTEALPLTVRVASLWQGGLDLHIAYADGHVETIVADARGVTQRIQLGALVEYAIPPRDAPAVRLLWHVRESANMRGILLGARLSDAQASNRANLLSAAIYAGFAGLCLALLIYNFALWGALRHRFQLAYCAMVAALLLYSVSASGAMAWLMPDISNNLRLRVNYFTISLAAAAALQFMRFYFEPHIFAGRMDRLMKLGSIALALGGGAFFLFAPLHVRSMDMLVTALFVGCGLLIPAALWRTFRRRSTYRWLFTFAWAAPVVGVVARSMGNMGLIPWSFWLDNSSIAAMAAEAAISSLAIAYRIRVLSRERDSAIEGEVMARRLADTDPLTGLFNRRAFLVAAIGREGTQQLLLADIDHFKRVNDTLGHDGGDEVLRVFARTLRLCVPPDALVARIGGEEFAIVSDAGDPVEPGDLLAKLRRAPFPFDLRVTASIGTCSGPLTSEADWKRLYRCADEALFEAKASGRDRWRGSDTRFAA; from the coding sequence ATGTCCGGTTTTCAGATCGCGCGCCGTTTCGCGGTGTTGTGGGCCCTGGTGGTGGCCTGCCTCTGCGCGCCTGCCGGATATGCCCAGACGCCGGTGCCGGGCAACAGCCTCTCGACATGCATCGCGCGCGACACCGGTCAGGCGGCGACGGCGATGCTCGCAGATCCGGCGGCGTTCGACTGTTCGACCAGCCAGACCGATTTCGGCCCCGGTGATTTCTGGGCCATCTCGCAACCGTTCAGTCGACAATCGACGGAGGCGCTGCCGCTGACGGTGCGCGTCGCGAGCCTCTGGCAAGGCGGCCTCGATCTTCACATCGCCTATGCCGACGGACATGTCGAAACGATCGTCGCCGATGCGCGCGGCGTCACGCAGCGGATCCAGCTCGGGGCGCTTGTCGAATATGCCATTCCGCCGCGCGACGCGCCCGCCGTCCGGCTGCTCTGGCATGTCCGGGAATCGGCCAACATGCGCGGCATCCTGCTGGGCGCACGGCTTTCGGATGCGCAGGCGAGCAACCGGGCCAATCTGCTCTCTGCGGCGATCTATGCGGGATTTGCCGGGCTCTGCCTCGCGCTGCTGATCTATAACTTCGCGCTGTGGGGAGCGCTGCGCCACCGGTTCCAGCTTGCCTATTGCGCGATGGTGGCGGCGCTGCTGCTTTATTCGGTGTCGGCATCGGGCGCGATGGCGTGGCTGATGCCGGACATTTCGAACAATCTGCGGCTGCGCGTGAATTATTTCACGATCAGCCTCGCCGCCGCCGCCGCGCTGCAATTCATGCGCTTCTATTTCGAGCCGCACATCTTCGCGGGGCGGATGGACCGGTTGATGAAGCTTGGCTCGATCGCGCTGGCACTCGGCGGCGGCGCCTTCTTCCTCTTCGCGCCATTGCACGTCCGGTCGATGGATATGCTGGTGACCGCGCTGTTCGTCGGTTGCGGGCTGCTGATCCCGGCCGCCTTGTGGCGCACCTTTCGCCGGCGCAGCACCTATCGCTGGCTGTTCACCTTTGCCTGGGCGGCGCCGGTGGTGGGCGTCGTGGCCCGGTCGATGGGCAATATGGGGCTGATCCCCTGGAGCTTCTGGCTCGACAATTCTTCGATCGCGGCAATGGCGGCCGAGGCCGCGATCTCCAGTCTGGCGATCGCCTATCGCATCCGCGTGCTGAGCCGCGAGCGCGACAGCGCGATCGAAGGCGAAGTGATGGCGCGCCGCCTGGCCGACACCGATCCTCTGACCGGTCTGTTCAACCGACGCGCGTTCCTGGTCGCGGCGATCGGCCGCGAAGGCACGCAGCAGTTGCTGCTGGCCGACATCGATCATTTCAAGCGCGTCAATGATACGCTGGGCCATGACGGCGGCGACGAAGTGCTGCGCGTCTTCGCCCGCACGCTGCGCCTGTGCGTTCCGCCCGATGCGCTGGTCGCGCGGATCGGCGGCGAGGAATTCGCGATCGTCAGCGATGCCGGCGATCCGGTCGAGCCGGGCGACTTGCTTGCGAAGCTTCGCCGCGCGCCCTTCCCCTTCGATCTGCGCGTAACCGCCAGCATCGGTACGTGCAGCGGGCCGCTGACCAGCGAGGCAGATTGGAAGCGGCTGTATCGCTGCGCCGACGAGGCGCTGTTCGAAGCCAAGGCATCGGGCCGCGATCGCTGGCGGGGCAGCGACACGCGCTTTGCGGCCTGA
- a CDS encoding DUF418 domain-containing protein yields MVQTGQARGNQRIETVDMLRGFALAGLFLVHVMESFELHWMHPVSAPPSDAVFMLLMGKSFALLAMCFGFSFFILMDRAEKRGEDFTARFAWRLTLLFGIATIHTYIYRGDIMQTLALLGFPLLLVNRIKDNRVILAIAIFCLAGPIGIAQIAISWFTGYPGPGNPPTHWQDPAMRVYLHGSYWDVLRTNLWIGQWPKWWYAIESGRMVQIFGLYLIGLLLGRIGFFADPGRYTRQRWIAFVLIGGFALIMYFALHPLIEAFRTAGWSDGAVRAFTWLIGSWYDFAGSMTWMLVIVALSRTFVRHILQPLVPMGRLTLTLYVAQSIVCLPLFYGFGLALHDKLDAWQRLWLGLGGIALQMAFAAVWLHWFRYGPLEWVWRALTYWGRKVPLLRREAKPAAPAAF; encoded by the coding sequence ATGGTGCAAACGGGGCAGGCGCGCGGAAATCAGCGCATCGAAACCGTCGACATGCTTCGCGGATTCGCGCTGGCGGGGCTGTTCCTCGTCCATGTCATGGAAAGCTTCGAGCTGCACTGGATGCATCCGGTATCGGCGCCGCCGTCCGACGCGGTCTTCATGCTGCTGATGGGCAAGAGCTTCGCGCTCCTCGCCATGTGCTTCGGATTCAGCTTCTTCATCCTGATGGACCGCGCCGAAAAGCGCGGCGAGGATTTTACCGCGCGCTTCGCCTGGCGGCTGACATTGCTGTTCGGGATCGCGACGATCCACACCTATATCTATCGCGGAGACATCATGCAGACGCTGGCGCTGCTCGGATTTCCGCTGCTGCTGGTCAACCGGATCAAGGACAATCGCGTCATCCTGGCGATCGCGATCTTCTGCCTCGCCGGGCCGATCGGCATCGCCCAGATCGCGATATCGTGGTTCACCGGCTATCCCGGCCCCGGCAATCCGCCGACGCACTGGCAGGACCCGGCGATGCGCGTCTATCTCCACGGCAGCTATTGGGACGTGCTGCGCACCAACCTGTGGATCGGGCAATGGCCGAAATGGTGGTACGCGATCGAATCGGGCCGGATGGTGCAGATTTTCGGCCTGTATCTGATCGGGCTGCTGCTCGGCCGGATCGGCTTTTTCGCCGACCCCGGCCGCTATACCAGGCAGCGCTGGATCGCCTTCGTGCTGATCGGTGGTTTCGCCCTGATCATGTATTTCGCGCTCCATCCGCTGATCGAGGCATTCCGCACGGCCGGATGGAGCGATGGCGCGGTGCGCGCCTTCACCTGGCTGATCGGCAGCTGGTATGATTTCGCCGGATCGATGACCTGGATGCTGGTGATCGTCGCGCTCAGCCGTACCTTCGTTCGCCACATCCTCCAGCCGCTGGTGCCGATGGGCCGCCTCACGCTGACGCTCTATGTGGCGCAGTCGATCGTCTGCCTGCCGCTCTTCTACGGCTTCGGCCTTGCGCTGCACGACAAGCTCGACGCGTGGCAGCGGCTATGGCTCGGGCTGGGCGGGATCGCGCTGCAGATGGCCTTTGCGGCGGTCTGGCTGCACTGGTTCCGATACGGTCCGCTCGAATGGGTCTGGCGCGCGCTGACCTATTGGGGGCGCAAGGTGCCGCTGCTTCGGCGCGAAGCGAAGCCGGCGGCGCCGGCGGCTTTCTAG
- a CDS encoding serine hydrolase domain-containing protein, with protein sequence MKKHLLASALSISTVVMLATPALGQEVQQQSSYVETRLNAEGDFVTTPHGAGRENALYQAGSISKYACSIAALDLQRQGKLRLSDTLADLLPGYTGTRAGEITLEQLLRNRSSIADGLMAAVREDPQATLALELTPLEAANRFGTGYTGHQPGEAFEYMILNWAFVQAILERAADKPIARILDETVFAPAGMAHSTSFVGSLPGPDPVAPVGQVLPMPSYLVCAGGVASTPADLIRLLRYPYTDGYPEADRRALEAVASPDSHYALGGRTRYFTVEGVTHNLSWKSGSNGAFKSRAAYDPVTGLGYAVVTNEGDNGLLYDLTAGWVHDMLGVEITD encoded by the coding sequence ATGAAGAAACATCTCCTCGCTTCGGCGCTTTCGATTTCTACCGTCGTCATGCTGGCCACGCCCGCGCTGGGCCAGGAAGTGCAGCAGCAGTCGAGCTATGTCGAAACCCGGCTGAACGCCGAGGGCGACTTCGTCACGACGCCGCATGGCGCGGGCCGCGAGAACGCGCTCTATCAGGCCGGGTCGATTTCCAAATATGCCTGCTCGATCGCCGCGCTGGACCTGCAGCGGCAAGGCAAGCTGAGGCTCAGCGACACGCTGGCCGATCTGCTTCCCGGCTATACCGGCACACGGGCAGGCGAGATCACGCTCGAACAGCTGCTGCGGAACCGGTCCAGCATCGCCGACGGACTGATGGCGGCGGTGCGCGAGGACCCGCAAGCCACGCTGGCGCTGGAGCTCACTCCGCTCGAAGCCGCCAATCGCTTCGGCACCGGCTATACCGGGCATCAGCCCGGCGAAGCCTTCGAATATATGATCCTCAACTGGGCGTTCGTGCAGGCGATTCTGGAGCGCGCCGCCGACAAGCCGATCGCCCGGATCCTGGACGAGACCGTGTTCGCGCCCGCGGGCATGGCGCATTCGACCAGCTTCGTCGGGTCGCTGCCCGGTCCCGATCCGGTCGCGCCGGTGGGTCAGGTATTGCCGATGCCGAGCTATCTGGTCTGTGCCGGCGGCGTTGCTTCGACGCCCGCTGATCTGATCCGGCTGCTGCGCTATCCCTATACCGACGGCTATCCCGAAGCCGATCGCCGCGCGCTGGAGGCTGTTGCGAGCCCCGACAGCCATTATGCGCTCGGCGGCCGCACGCGCTATTTCACTGTCGAAGGCGTGACGCACAATCTGAGCTGGAAGAGCGGCAGCAACGGCGCGTTCAAGTCGCGCGCCGCCTATGATCCGGTCACCGGGCTCGGCTATGCGGTCGTCACCAACGAAGGCGACAACGGACTGCTTTACGACCTGACGGCAGGCTGGGTGCACGATATGCTGGGCGTCGAGATCACGGACTGA